In the genome of Pseudomonas sp. B33.4, the window GTTCTCTCACTGTTACAAAGCCGTTTGTTGCGGCCCGTGTTCGTTACCCTTGGTATCGCCCTTTTGGTGCAGGTGCTGGTGGCCGTTGCCCTGACGCGGAGCACCGTCACGGCGCTGGAAGCTGATCTGGCAGTGCGCCTCGGCGCCGACAGCCAGAAACTCTCGGGCGAACTGGAGCAGGCTGGGCGTGAGGTCACGTCGAGCCTTGATGCTTTGTCTGCCAGTACCCGTCAGCGCCTGACTGCTGGTTTGTCAGCGCGTTTGAAGGACGAGCAGGCGCAGTTGCGTGCGACGCTGGAAAAGGATCTGAAGGATTCGGCCAATGACATGGCCCAGTTGCTGGCCTCGGTTGCGCCGCGCGCCATGTGGGACAGCGACGTGCCGACCCTGTCCGAGTTCGCCCGCCGGGCCCAGCGCAATCCCAATGTGTTGTTCGTGGTCTACGACGACGCTACCGGCCAGCACCTGACTCGCTATCTCAATCGCGAAAACCCGATCAACAAGGCCTTGCTGGAAAAAGGCCAGGGCGAGCGTGCGCTGGATAAAGTGCTGGATGCGGCCAAGAACGATCCGTCGGTTTACTACCTCGAAGCCTCGATCAATCCCAACGGCGTGGAAATCGGCAAAGTACTGATGGGCGTGTCCACGGCCTCGGTGGAAACCGATCTGGCGGCGCTGGACAAGCGCTTCTCGGCGTTGATCGCCAGCAGTGATCAGTTGGTCGGCGACAGTCTCAAGGGCGCCGCCGCAGACAGTGCCAAAGCCATGCAGTCGCGCCTGCAATCGGCGCAATCCACCGCGACCGAGATGAAATCCAATACCGCCAATACCGTTCAGGAGGCGGCAGCTACCTTGCGCTGGCGCATTGGCCTGGGTCTGGCACTGGTCGGCTGCGGCGTACTGCTGTTGCTCGCCGTTGTGCTTGGTCATCGTGTGGTCAATCGCCTGAAGATGCTCAACGCAGCCATGGATGACCTGGCGGCGGGCGAGGGCGATCTGACCAAGCGTGTGCAGATCAACAGCAAGGACGAAATCGGCGACATGGCTTCGGCGGTCAACCGCTTTGTGGATAAGTTGCAGCCGATCGTGCGCGAGGCGGGCGATGTCGCGCAGCGTACCGGCGTAGAAATCGGCGCGATGACCCTGCGCAATGCCGGTGCCGATGCGGCGGCGGGCATGCAGCGTGATGAAGTGGCGGAAAGTCTGCGCGCGTTGTCGCAAATGGCTGATGAGGCGCAGTCGGAAAGTCACGCGATGCAAGCCGCGTTGAAGCAGGTGGTGGATATCCGTCAGGCCACTGACGAAAACACTCGCACGTCAGCCAAGGTCGGCAGCCTGATCGAAGCGTTGGCCGGGCAGGTCGATACCGGGGCGAAAGTCATTGAGCGGCTGGCGCAGCAAAGTGAACAGATTGAAGTGGTGTTGACGGTGATTCACGGGATCGCCGAACAAACCAATCTGCTGGCGCTAAACGCTGCCATTGAAGCAGCGCGTGCCGGCGAGACCGGGCGTGGATTCGCCGTGGTGGCCGACGAAGTACGTGCACTGGCGAGCAAGACACAAAGCTCTACCGGCGACATTCAGGCGCACATCGTCGCTCTACAGCAGGGCGCACGTGAGGCTGTCGAGGCGATCGGTCAGGCCGGGCGCCAGGCCAGCGAAGGTTTGCTGGTGTTGCGCGACAGTGCGCGGTTGCAGCAATCGGTGCAGACGTCGGTCGAGCAGGTGCATGCGGCGATTGGCCTGGCGACGCAGGCTGCGGCCCATCAAGCGCAAGGTGCACAAGCGGTGCGCGGGCGGGTCGAGACGATTCATGCCCAGGCCGAGAAAGCGGCGCAGGCGGTGGTGGAAACCACGGCCAGTGGTAAGGTGCTGGATGGATTGGCTGCGCAACTCAAGGCGAGCCTGGGGCAGTTCAGGGCTTGATGTTGTCTGATCGGTCCTCTTCGCGAGCAGGCTCGCTCCCACAGCTTTGAGGGTGTACACAAATTTTGTGTTCGCCAACAATCATTGTGGGAGCGAGTCTGCTCGCGAAAGCGGTATCAGCGGCTCAGATACATCCGCGTCGTCAGCAGATATACAGGCAGCCCTGAAACCAGAATCAACAACGCTGCATAAGGTGCCGCCGCCGCAAACTCGACGTTCGCCGTATGCGCCCACACCTCGGTCGCCAGCGTATTAAGCCCGGTCGGGCTCAATAGCAACGTCGCCGTCAACTCCTTCATCGCATCCAGAAACACCAGCGCAAACGCCGCGCCCAATGCCGGGAAGATGATCGGCAGCGTCACCCGGCAAAACGCCGTGAACGACGAAGCGCCCAGCGTGCGCGCAGCCTCTTCCAGCTGTGGCGCAGCTTTGTTCAGAGCCGTGCGGATCGGCGCCTGCGCCAGTGGCAGAAACAGCAGCGCATAAGCGATCAGCAGCAACCCCGACGTCTGGTACAGCGCCGGCACGTAGTGCAGGGCGAAATACACCAGCGTCAACGCAATCACCAATCCTGGCAGTGCATGCAGCAGATACGGCAAGCGCTCGGCCCAAATCGCCAGTTGGCCTTTGTAGCGCACCACCAGCAAGCCGACCGGCACGGCCAGCACCAGGCACAGCGCCGCACCGCCAAGAGAAAGTGCCAAGGAAGAAAGCAGCGCTTCAGTGATTGCTGCGACCGGGAATGCTGCCGATGAACCGACAGCCAGCCAATACGCCAACATCCCCAGCGGAATCCCGCTGCCGACAATCGCCAGCATCAGGCAATACAACTGACCGGCCGTGGCCCATGGCCCCAGTCGAACTTGCTCGGCCTGACGCGCTGCGCCTTGACCTGTGCGCACATGTCGACCCTTGCCGCGCACGTGTAATTCCAGCCACAACAACACCAGACACAACGCCAGCAAAACGGCCGAAAGCATCGCCGCGTTGGCGTTGCTGAATTCCAGTTCGAATTGCTGATAGATCGCTGTGGTGAAGGTTTGCAGGCCGATGATCGACAGTGCGCCGAATTCCACCAGCATGTGCAAAGCAATCAACAGCGAACCGGCCAGCAGTGATGGCCAGAGCAGCGGCAGCGTAACCCGAAAAAACACGCCCCAGCGATTCTGCCCGAGGGTGCGGGCGGATTCTTCAAGGGACGGATCAAGATTGCGCAGGGTTGCCGCCACAGGCAGGAAGATCAACGGATATTTCGACAGGCTCATCACCAGAATCGCCCCGCCTAGGCCTTCGAACTGCGCGCTCAAAGAAACCCAGGTGAAGCTGCTGACAAACGCCGGCACCGCGAACGGCAGGCACAGAATCACGCCCCACAGACGTCGTCCCGGCAAATTGCTCCGCTCCAGCAGCCAGGCCAGCGACAGACCGATCACGCCACACGTAAGGGTCACGCCGACCATCAACGCCAAGGTGTTGCGCAGCAGGCCGAACACATACGGGCGCCACAACAAGTGCAGCGCTTCGGCCCAACCGGCCTGCCAGGCTTTCAGTCCGACGTAGGCCAGCGGCAACAGGCTCATCACCACCAAAAGCAATACCGGCAGCACCAGCCAGATCGATGGTCGCTTGCGCTTTGGTACGTAACCCCCGCGCGCGGCGGGGGCGGATAACGATGCGGCCATCAGTTCAAGCCAACTTCACGTTCCAGTTCCAGTGCTTCTTCGGCATTGCCCAGATCGGCTGGCGTGACGTTCGGCGCTTCCAGTTCGCTGAACGGCTTGAGCCCGCGATCCGACTCCATGCCTTTGTGCAGTGGGTATTCGGCGGTGGTCTGAGTGATCACGCGCTGACCTTCTTCGCTGGCCATGTAGGCGAGGAATTGCTGGGCTTCTTTTGGATGTTTGCTGGATTTCAGCACGGCAGCGCTGGATACGGTGATCAAGCCGCCGACGTCGCCGCCGGTGAAGTAATGCAGTTTCGAATCCAGTTTGCCTTTCTCGCGTTGCAGTGCGAACCAGTAGTAGTTGTTCACCAGCACGGTAGCGACTTCGCCGTTTTCCACAGCTTTAAGGGCGACCATGTTGTTGCTGTAGGTCTTGCCGAAGGCGCGCAGGCCGGTCAGCCATTCCTCGGCGGCATCGCGACCGTGCATCTTGATAATGGCGACGGCTTGTTCCTGGAAAGCGCCGCTGGTTGGTACGAAACCGACTTTGCCTTGCCATTGCGGATCGGAGAACTCCATCACCGATTTCGGCAGGTCTTTTTCATTGACCAGTTTCGGGTTGTAGGCGACCACGCGAACCCGCGCTGTCACACCGATCCAGGTGCCGTTACCGGCGACATATTTTTCCGGCAGAACGGCCAGCGTCGCGTCATCGGTCTTGGCCAGCAGGCCCAGTTCGCCGAGATTGTTCAGCGGTGGCGACTCTTCGGTGTAGATCACGTCGGCGGGAGAGCGATCGCCTTCTTCGATGACCTGGCTGGCCAGCTGATTGCTGCTGCCTTTGCGTACGTTGACGTGAATGCCGGTCTTGGCTTCGAAGGCTTTGGCGATCGCGTCGCCGACTTCCTTGTGCTGGCCATTGTAGAGAGTCAGGGAAACCGCATCGGCAGCCTGGGTGAGGGGAGTGGCGAGCGCCAGGCCGAGGAGAGTAATGGTCAAGCCTCGGCGCAGGGTATTTCGAAACGTCATTCGCAGGGTTCCTCACTGTCGCATTGCAAAAACTTGCAACAATGATAAACGATATTGTTTCTCAAGTGCGCCTTGCGGTGGGGTTGGCGTTTTGATAGGCGGGGCAGGGATAAATTTCTGGAAGCCAGAAACGCAAAAACCCGCTTTCGCGGGTTTCTGTGAAACTCAAGGCCGTAACCTTGAATTTGAATTGGTGCCCAGAAGAAGACTCGAACTTCCACGACCTTGCGGTCACCAGCACCTGAAGCTGGCGTGTCTACCAATTTCACCATCTGGGCAATCATCGCTAGCGTTGCCGCTGTTGATGTGGCGCACTATACGGAGCGCCTTTTGATCTGTAAACCCCTGATTTAATTTTAATAAATCAGTTTTAAGAAAACCCGGGCTTAGAATGCAAAAAACCCGCTTTCGCGGGTTTTGTGTGAGCCTTGAAACTGATCTAGTCTCAAGCTCGAAATTGGTGCCCAGAAGAAGACTCGAACTTCCACGACCGTAAGGTCACCAGCACCTGAAGCTGGCGTGTCTACCAATTTCACCATCTGGGCAGTATCGGCAACGCTGTGCGTCGTCGATGGCGCGCACTATACGGAGCGTCTTTTTAACTGTAAACCCCTGTCAGCAAAAAATATGATTTTTTTTACCGGCGGTGGTCAAAACGGCTTTCCAGCGTCACTACAGGGCCTC includes:
- a CDS encoding methyl-accepting chemotaxis protein, giving the protein MSAVLSLLQSRLLRPVFVTLGIALLVQVLVAVALTRSTVTALEADLAVRLGADSQKLSGELEQAGREVTSSLDALSASTRQRLTAGLSARLKDEQAQLRATLEKDLKDSANDMAQLLASVAPRAMWDSDVPTLSEFARRAQRNPNVLFVVYDDATGQHLTRYLNRENPINKALLEKGQGERALDKVLDAAKNDPSVYYLEASINPNGVEIGKVLMGVSTASVETDLAALDKRFSALIASSDQLVGDSLKGAAADSAKAMQSRLQSAQSTATEMKSNTANTVQEAAATLRWRIGLGLALVGCGVLLLLAVVLGHRVVNRLKMLNAAMDDLAAGEGDLTKRVQINSKDEIGDMASAVNRFVDKLQPIVREAGDVAQRTGVEIGAMTLRNAGADAAAGMQRDEVAESLRALSQMADEAQSESHAMQAALKQVVDIRQATDENTRTSAKVGSLIEALAGQVDTGAKVIERLAQQSEQIEVVLTVIHGIAEQTNLLALNAAIEAARAGETGRGFAVVADEVRALASKTQSSTGDIQAHIVALQQGAREAVEAIGQAGRQASEGLLVLRDSARLQQSVQTSVEQVHAAIGLATQAAAHQAQGAQAVRGRVETIHAQAEKAAQAVVETTASGKVLDGLAAQLKASLGQFRA
- a CDS encoding iron ABC transporter permease, giving the protein MAASLSAPAARGGYVPKRKRPSIWLVLPVLLLVVMSLLPLAYVGLKAWQAGWAEALHLLWRPYVFGLLRNTLALMVGVTLTCGVIGLSLAWLLERSNLPGRRLWGVILCLPFAVPAFVSSFTWVSLSAQFEGLGGAILVMSLSKYPLIFLPVAATLRNLDPSLEESARTLGQNRWGVFFRVTLPLLWPSLLAGSLLIALHMLVEFGALSIIGLQTFTTAIYQQFELEFSNANAAMLSAVLLALCLVLLWLELHVRGKGRHVRTGQGAARQAEQVRLGPWATAGQLYCLMLAIVGSGIPLGMLAYWLAVGSSAAFPVAAITEALLSSLALSLGGAALCLVLAVPVGLLVVRYKGQLAIWAERLPYLLHALPGLVIALTLVYFALHYVPALYQTSGLLLIAYALLFLPLAQAPIRTALNKAAPQLEEAARTLGASSFTAFCRVTLPIIFPALGAAFALVFLDAMKELTATLLLSPTGLNTLATEVWAHTANVEFAAAAPYAALLILVSGLPVYLLTTRMYLSR
- a CDS encoding extracellular solute-binding protein → MTFRNTLRRGLTITLLGLALATPLTQAADAVSLTLYNGQHKEVGDAIAKAFEAKTGIHVNVRKGSSNQLASQVIEEGDRSPADVIYTEESPPLNNLGELGLLAKTDDATLAVLPEKYVAGNGTWIGVTARVRVVAYNPKLVNEKDLPKSVMEFSDPQWQGKVGFVPTSGAFQEQAVAIIKMHGRDAAEEWLTGLRAFGKTYSNNMVALKAVENGEVATVLVNNYYWFALQREKGKLDSKLHYFTGGDVGGLITVSSAAVLKSSKHPKEAQQFLAYMASEEGQRVITQTTAEYPLHKGMESDRGLKPFSELEAPNVTPADLGNAEEALELEREVGLN